A genomic stretch from Coffea arabica cultivar ET-39 chromosome 10c, Coffea Arabica ET-39 HiFi, whole genome shotgun sequence includes:
- the LOC113713352 gene encoding uncharacterized protein isoform X4 yields the protein MGSKAKAMGSGLTPLLATVLVVFVALGLPSQTAADDHYYKYSSPPPPYHYPSPPPPVHIPPPHPVYKYKSPPPPPPHPVYKYKSPPPPPHPVYKYKSPPPPPHPVYKYKSPPPPPHPVPHPVYKYKSPPPPVYKYKSPPPPPPVYKYKSPPPPVYHYNSPPPPPPVYKYKSPPPPVYHYKSPPPPPPVYKYKSPPPPVYHYKSPPPPPPVYKYKSPPPPVYHYKSPPPPPPVYKYKSPPPPHHY from the coding sequence ATGGgaagcaaagcaaaagcaatgGGGTCTGGGCTGACTCCTCTTCTTGCCACTGTTTTAGTGGTGTTTGTTGCTCTTGGCTTGCCCTCACAAACTGCAGCTGATGATCACTACTACAAGTATtcatctcctcctcctccttacCACTATCcctcaccaccaccaccagtgCATATACCTCCACCTCATCCTGTTTACAAGTACAAATCTCCACCACCCCCACCACCACACCCAGTTTACAAGTATaagtcaccaccaccacctcctcatCCGGTATACAAGTATAAGTCTCCTCCGCCACCACCACACCCAGTTTACAAGTACaagtcaccaccaccacctcctcatCCGGTACCACACCCAGTTTACAAGTATAAGTCTCCTCCGCCACCAGTTTACAAATATAAgtctcctccaccaccacctccagtgTACAAATACAAGTCTCCACCACCACCAGTTTACCACTACAActctcctccaccaccacctccagtgTACAAATACAAGTCTCCACCACCACCAGTTTACCACTACAAgtctcctccaccaccacctccagtgTACAAATACAAGTCTCCACCACCACCAGTTTACCACTACAAGTCTCCACCACCTCCTCCCCCAGTTTACAAATACAAGTCTCCACCACCACCAGTTTACCACTACAAgtcaccaccacctcctccccCAGTTTACAAATACAAGTCTCCACCACCTCCTCACCACTACTAA